The Pseudomonas sp. DG56-2 genome contains a region encoding:
- a CDS encoding TSUP family transporter, which produces MPFELSVDLTTLAILAAVAFVAGFIDAIAGGGGLLTTPALLTAGMPPHLVLGTNKLSSTFGSATAGFTYYRRKLFHPAQWRHALAGTFVGALIGAVVAHYLPAEWLNKMLPVIVFLCGVYLLFGGTPKAPLDADVPVKKKWQLPQGLTLGFYDGVAGPGTGAFWTVSTLLLYPIDLVKASGVARSMNFVSNAAALSVFIFSGQVDWLVGLSMGSALMVGAFFGARTAISGGSKFIRPVFITVVLALTVRLAWQHWFGQA; this is translated from the coding sequence ATGCCTTTCGAACTTAGCGTAGATCTGACCACCCTCGCCATTCTCGCCGCCGTTGCCTTTGTTGCCGGATTCATCGATGCCATCGCCGGCGGCGGCGGTCTGCTGACCACCCCTGCCCTGCTCACCGCCGGCATGCCCCCGCACCTGGTGCTGGGCACCAACAAGCTGAGCTCGACCTTCGGCTCGGCCACCGCCGGATTCACCTATTACCGCCGCAAGCTGTTTCACCCGGCGCAGTGGCGCCATGCATTGGCCGGCACCTTCGTCGGTGCATTGATCGGCGCTGTCGTTGCGCATTACCTTCCAGCCGAGTGGCTGAACAAGATGCTGCCGGTCATCGTGTTTCTCTGCGGGGTGTACCTGCTGTTCGGCGGTACGCCAAAGGCGCCGCTGGACGCCGATGTACCCGTGAAGAAGAAGTGGCAACTGCCCCAGGGACTGACCCTGGGCTTCTATGATGGCGTCGCAGGCCCCGGCACCGGGGCGTTCTGGACCGTCAGCACGCTGCTGCTCTACCCCATCGACCTGGTGAAAGCCAGTGGCGTGGCACGCAGCATGAACTTCGTCAGTAACGCTGCGGCCCTGTCGGTGTTCATCTTTTCCGGTCAGGTCGACTGGCTGGTGGGCTTGTCGATGGGCTCGGCGCTGATGGTCGGGGCCTTCTTCGGCGCGCGTACCGCCATCAGCGGCGGCAGCAAGTTCATTCGCCCGGTCTTCATTACCGTGGTACTGGCCCTGACCGTACGTCTAGCGTGGCAACACTGGTTCGGGCAGGCCTAA
- the nudC gene encoding NAD(+) diphosphatase has product MAVRWTTAVLDTNLAGGWAVARCREGFLVDDNGALFPRDWLKRQELDVAFEHGVGHFDGQPVYLLELNSAQTVAGCSWRGLRQFMLEGDFDTYKILGYAAQIGTWAREHRFCGSCGQAMTQVHLERAMYCQPCDLRSYPRISPSMIVLITRGDEILLARSPRFVTGVYSTLAGFAEPGESAEDCLVREVREEVAIEVQNIQYVGSQCWPFPHSMMLGFHAEYASGEIVMQADEIEDAQWFRVDALPPLPAGRSIARYLIDLYVARRLGLPEPVLPR; this is encoded by the coding sequence ATGGCTGTGCGTTGGACCACCGCAGTACTGGATACGAACCTCGCAGGCGGCTGGGCAGTCGCTCGCTGTCGCGAGGGCTTCCTGGTTGATGACAACGGCGCGCTGTTTCCGCGCGACTGGCTCAAGCGTCAAGAACTCGATGTAGCGTTCGAGCACGGTGTCGGCCATTTTGATGGCCAGCCGGTGTACTTGCTCGAACTCAACAGCGCCCAGACGGTCGCCGGCTGCAGTTGGCGCGGGCTGCGCCAGTTCATGCTCGAGGGTGATTTCGACACCTACAAAATCCTCGGCTATGCCGCCCAGATCGGCACTTGGGCCCGTGAACATCGCTTTTGCGGCAGCTGTGGCCAAGCCATGACCCAGGTTCATCTGGAGCGGGCAATGTATTGCCAGCCTTGTGACCTACGCAGCTATCCGCGTATTTCGCCCAGCATGATCGTACTCATCACCCGTGGCGACGAAATTCTCCTGGCCCGCTCACCGCGTTTTGTCACCGGGGTCTACAGCACCCTGGCAGGCTTTGCCGAACCCGGCGAGTCGGCCGAAGATTGCCTGGTGCGAGAGGTGCGCGAAGAAGTAGCCATCGAGGTGCAGAACATTCAGTACGTGGGCAGCCAGTGCTGGCCGTTCCCGCACTCGATGATGCTTGGTTTTCATGCCGAATATGCCAGCGGCGAGATCGTCATGCAGGCGGACGAGATTGAAGATGCGCAGTGGTTCCGGGTCGATGCGCTACCGCCGTTGCCAGCGGGGCGCTCGATTGCCCGTTACCTCATCGATCTGTATGTGGCGCGCCGCTTAGGCCTGCCCGAACCAGTGTTGCCACGCTAG
- the zwf gene encoding glucose-6-phosphate dehydrogenase, whose translation MSITPIEAAPPCTLFLFGANGDLVKRLLMPALYNLSRDGLLDKNLRIVGVDHNAASDTEFAQRLQAFMHERDKASSGAPCLDEKLWNRLAKRIGYQTGDFLDEATYQAIARRIEKNPSANAVFYLATSPRFFSEVVQRLGAAGLLDESEGFRRVVVEKPFGSDLASAEALNACLLKVMSEKQIYRIDHYLGKETVQNILVSRFSNGIFEAFWNNHYIDHVQITAAETVGVESRGGFYDSTGALRDMVPNHLFQLLAMVAMEPPAAFGADAVRSEKAKVIGAIRPWSKTMALKNSVRGQYTAGKQGRKKVAGYRQEPRVDPQSETETFVALKVMIDNWRWVGVPFYLRTGKRMSVRDTEIAICFKPAPYAQFRDTEVERLQPNYLRIQIQPNEGMWFDLQAKRPGPALAMENIELGFAYKDFFKMQPSTGYETLIYDCLTGDQTLFQRADNIENGWRAVQPFLDAWKQGGEVQPYAAGEDGPAAAEELLSRDRRVWHPIG comes from the coding sequence ATGAGCATTACACCTATCGAAGCGGCACCCCCGTGCACCTTGTTCCTGTTTGGCGCCAATGGCGATCTGGTAAAGCGTTTGCTCATGCCGGCGCTGTACAACCTCAGTCGGGACGGCTTGCTGGATAAAAACCTGCGAATCGTCGGGGTTGACCACAATGCTGCCAGCGACACGGAGTTCGCCCAGCGCCTGCAAGCATTCATGCATGAACGCGACAAGGCCAGTTCGGGCGCCCCCTGCCTGGATGAAAAGCTCTGGAACCGTCTGGCAAAGCGTATTGGCTACCAGACAGGCGACTTTCTCGACGAGGCGACCTATCAGGCTATCGCCCGGCGTATAGAAAAGAACCCCAGTGCCAATGCGGTGTTTTACCTCGCCACGTCCCCACGCTTTTTCAGCGAGGTGGTGCAGCGTCTTGGCGCCGCTGGGCTACTTGATGAAAGCGAGGGCTTCCGCCGGGTGGTAGTGGAAAAGCCCTTCGGCTCGGACCTGGCCAGCGCCGAGGCGCTCAATGCTTGCTTGCTCAAGGTCATGAGTGAAAAGCAGATTTACCGCATCGATCATTACCTGGGCAAGGAAACCGTGCAGAACATCCTTGTCAGCCGCTTCTCCAACGGTATTTTCGAAGCCTTCTGGAATAACCATTACATCGACCATGTGCAGATTACCGCTGCCGAAACCGTTGGCGTGGAAAGCCGTGGCGGCTTTTACGATAGCACCGGGGCCTTGCGCGACATGGTCCCCAACCATCTGTTCCAACTCTTGGCCATGGTGGCCATGGAGCCGCCAGCGGCCTTCGGTGCAGATGCAGTGCGCAGCGAAAAAGCCAAGGTGATTGGGGCGATCCGACCCTGGTCCAAGACCATGGCACTGAAGAACTCTGTACGCGGCCAGTACACCGCAGGCAAGCAAGGACGCAAAAAGGTCGCCGGTTACCGTCAAGAGCCGCGGGTCGATCCGCAGAGCGAGACTGAAACCTTCGTGGCCTTGAAGGTGATGATCGACAACTGGCGCTGGGTCGGCGTGCCGTTCTACCTGCGTACAGGTAAACGCATGAGTGTGCGCGACACGGAAATCGCCATTTGCTTCAAACCTGCGCCTTACGCGCAGTTTCGCGACACCGAGGTCGAGCGGCTGCAGCCCAATTACCTGCGCATACAGATCCAGCCCAACGAAGGCATGTGGTTCGACTTGCAGGCCAAGCGTCCGGGGCCAGCACTGGCGATGGAGAACATCGAGCTGGGGTTTGCCTACAAGGACTTCTTCAAGATGCAGCCCTCCACGGGGTATGAAACCTTGATCTACGACTGCCTGACCGGGGACCAGACCCTGTTTCAACGCGCTGACAACATCGAGAACGGCTGGCGTGCGGTGCAGCCGTTTCTCGATGCCTGGAAGCAGGGGGGGGAGGTGCAGCCCTATGCGGCTGGCGAGGATGGCCCGGCGGCAGCTGAGGAACTGCTGAGCCGGGACCGACGGGTTTGGCATCCGATCGGTTGA
- a CDS encoding crotonase/enoyl-CoA hydratase family protein, protein MTEFKAFKVELKNSIAHVQINRPEKYNAMNAAFWSEIVEVFKWIDETDAVRAVVISGAGKHFSSGIDLMMLASVANELGKDVGRNARLLRRTILRMQASFNAVDNCRKPVLAAIQGYCIGGAIDLVSACDMRYCSQDAQFSIKEIDMGMAADVGTLQRLPRIIGDGIMRELAYTGRTVEADEALRIGLVNRVYDDHEALLEGVFAIAAEIAGKSPIAVAGTKEMLSYMRDHRIDDGLEYIATWNAAMLQSADLRVAMAAHMSKQKPEFAD, encoded by the coding sequence CTGACCGAATTTAAGGCATTCAAGGTCGAGCTGAAGAACAGCATCGCCCACGTGCAGATCAACCGCCCGGAAAAGTACAACGCCATGAACGCGGCGTTCTGGAGCGAGATCGTCGAAGTCTTCAAGTGGATCGATGAAACCGACGCTGTGCGTGCGGTGGTGATCAGCGGGGCAGGTAAGCACTTCTCTTCTGGCATCGACCTGATGATGCTGGCGTCGGTGGCCAACGAGCTGGGCAAGGACGTGGGGCGCAACGCCCGTTTGCTACGCCGCACGATCTTGCGCATGCAAGCCTCGTTCAACGCCGTGGACAACTGCCGCAAGCCGGTGCTGGCGGCGATCCAGGGTTACTGCATTGGCGGCGCCATCGACCTGGTTTCGGCCTGCGACATGCGTTACTGCAGCCAGGACGCGCAGTTCTCGATCAAGGAAATCGATATGGGTATGGCTGCCGACGTCGGCACCTTGCAGCGTCTGCCGCGCATCATTGGCGATGGCATCATGCGTGAGCTGGCCTATACCGGGCGTACTGTCGAGGCTGACGAAGCCCTGCGTATCGGCTTGGTCAATCGCGTCTACGATGACCATGAGGCATTGCTTGAAGGAGTCTTTGCCATTGCCGCTGAAATTGCGGGAAAATCACCGATTGCCGTGGCCGGCACCAAGGAAATGCTCAGCTATATGCGCGATCACCGTATCGACGATGGCCTGGAGTACATTGCCACCTGGAACGCTGCCATGCTGCAATCCGCCGATCTACGGGTAGCCATGGCTGCCCATATGAGCAAACAGAAACCCGAGTTCGCCGACTGA
- a CDS encoding copper chaperone PCu(A)C, translating into MRYTAQPFKRTLAALALIGLALPAMAETSVKDAWVRATVPHQQSTGAFMVLTASTDSKLVDVQSPVAEIVQVHQMTMDNDVMGMKQVHSVHLPAGKAVSLDPNGYHVMLMKLKQQVKEGEQVPLTLVVEDAKGQKQTLEIQAPVRALNAEAMHGGHDHMH; encoded by the coding sequence ATGCGTTACACTGCCCAACCTTTCAAACGCACCCTGGCCGCCCTGGCCCTGATTGGCCTGGCATTGCCGGCCATGGCCGAAACCAGCGTCAAGGACGCCTGGGTTCGCGCAACCGTGCCGCACCAGCAATCGACCGGTGCTTTCATGGTGTTGACCGCCAGCACCGACAGCAAATTGGTGGATGTGCAGTCGCCGGTGGCCGAAATTGTCCAGGTGCACCAGATGACCATGGACAACGATGTCATGGGCATGAAGCAAGTGCACAGCGTTCATCTGCCGGCCGGCAAGGCTGTGAGTCTGGACCCGAACGGTTATCACGTCATGCTCATGAAGCTCAAGCAGCAGGTCAAGGAAGGCGAGCAGGTGCCGCTGACGCTTGTGGTCGAAGATGCCAAGGGCCAGAAGCAGACCCTTGAGATCCAGGCGCCGGTTCGTGCGTTGAACGCCGAAGCCATGCATGGCGGTCACGACCACATGCATTGA
- the gnd gene encoding phosphogluconate dehydrogenase (NAD(+)-dependent, decarboxylating), which yields MQLGIVGLGRMGGNIARRLMREGHRMVVHDRDHSAVKTLMGEGANGAHDLGALVAKLEKPRAVWVMLPAGEATEQTISQLADLLDADDVIIDGGNTFYKDDIRRATELAKRQLHYVDVGTSGGVWGLERGYCMMIGGEQAVVERLDPLFATLAPGVGSIPRTRGRSGPAGRAEQGYIHAGPAGAGHYVKMIHNGIEYGLMQAYAEGFDILKSKGSEALPVEQRFDLDVAEIAEVWRRGSVVTSWLLDLTADALVADPQLGGYSGAVADSGEGRWTIDAAVEQAVPVPVLSSALFARFRSRQQQGTYADRMLSAMRFGFGGHVEKKVE from the coding sequence ATGCAACTGGGAATCGTGGGGCTGGGCCGCATGGGCGGTAACATTGCACGGCGCTTGATGCGCGAAGGCCACCGGATGGTGGTGCATGACCGCGACCACAGCGCAGTTAAGACCTTGATGGGCGAAGGGGCGAATGGCGCGCACGACTTGGGCGCACTGGTCGCCAAGCTGGAAAAGCCGCGCGCGGTCTGGGTGATGCTTCCGGCTGGTGAGGCGACCGAGCAGACCATTAGCCAACTGGCTGATTTGCTCGACGCGGACGATGTGATCATCGATGGTGGCAACACGTTCTACAAGGATGACATCCGCCGCGCCACGGAGCTGGCCAAGCGTCAGCTGCATTATGTCGATGTCGGCACTTCAGGCGGGGTCTGGGGGCTGGAACGCGGCTATTGCATGATGATCGGGGGTGAGCAAGCGGTGGTCGAGCGCCTCGATCCGCTGTTCGCCACACTGGCGCCTGGCGTTGGCAGCATTCCTCGCACGCGGGGTCGCAGCGGGCCGGCCGGGCGTGCCGAGCAGGGCTATATCCATGCCGGTCCGGCAGGTGCCGGGCACTATGTGAAAATGATTCACAACGGCATCGAGTACGGCCTGATGCAGGCCTATGCCGAGGGGTTCGATATTCTCAAAAGCAAAGGCAGCGAGGCCTTGCCGGTCGAGCAGCGCTTTGACCTGGATGTGGCCGAGATTGCCGAAGTCTGGCGGCGCGGCAGCGTGGTGACCTCATGGTTGCTGGACCTGACCGCCGATGCGTTGGTGGCTGATCCGCAGTTGGGTGGTTACAGCGGTGCTGTGGCCGACAGTGGCGAGGGACGCTGGACCATTGATGCGGCCGTCGAGCAGGCGGTGCCGGTGCCGGTGTTGTCCAGTGCCCTGTTCGCACGTTTTCGCTCGCGCCAGCAACAAGGCACCTACGCCGACCGCATGCTGTCGGCGATGCGCTTCGGATTCGGTGGTCACGTCGAGAAAAAAGTCGAATGA
- a CDS encoding SCO family protein, translated as MTDLLTRRQVMAGISLLSLGVLAGCDPRSGGALDFKYGKDMSNKILGRSFKLKDTQGNPRTLSSFWGSMPMVFFGFTQCPAVCPTTLARAAQIKKLMGRDGGFLQVVFISLDPERDTPEVLDAYVKAFDPSFVALTGTLEETAAAAKEFGVFYEKVPSGDTYTISHTSTSYVFDSRGQLRLGLSHSLTAKECTEDLLTVMEVC; from the coding sequence ATGACTGATTTACTGACCCGGCGCCAGGTCATGGCCGGGATCAGCCTGCTGAGCCTTGGCGTTCTGGCAGGTTGCGACCCCCGCTCTGGTGGTGCGCTCGACTTCAAGTATGGCAAGGACATGAGCAACAAGATCCTTGGTCGCTCTTTCAAACTCAAGGACACCCAAGGAAACCCGCGTACGTTGTCGAGCTTTTGGGGCTCCATGCCGATGGTATTCTTCGGCTTTACCCAGTGTCCGGCCGTGTGTCCGACCACGTTGGCGCGTGCTGCGCAAATCAAGAAGTTGATGGGCCGCGATGGCGGTTTCCTGCAGGTGGTATTCATCAGCCTTGACCCTGAGCGCGACACGCCAGAGGTGCTCGATGCCTACGTCAAGGCTTTCGACCCTTCCTTCGTAGCACTGACCGGTACGCTCGAAGAGACTGCCGCGGCCGCCAAGGAATTCGGTGTGTTCTACGAAAAGGTGCCCAGTGGCGACACCTACACCATCTCGCACACCTCTACCAGCTACGTCTTCGATTCCCGTGGCCAACTGCGCCTGGGACTGTCTCATTCACTGACCGCCAAAGAGTGTACGGAAGATTTGCTCACGGTCATGGAGGTATGTTGA
- the nhaB gene encoding sodium/proton antiporter NhaB, whose product MSRSLAGALAHNFLGQSPRWYKATLCLFLILNPLLLFTLGPVVTGWALVIEFIFTLGMALKCYPLMPGGLLVLEALILGMSTPEALYNELQHNFPVILLLMFMVAGIYFMKDLLLFLFSRILLGVRSKAVLALLFCFLSAFLSAFLDALTVTAVIISAAVGFYSVYHRVASGFNPREESNLDSDHDIAQMQRDDLQQFRAFLRSLLMHGAVGTALGGVCTLVGEPQNLLIGHEMGWHFADFFLKVAPVSLPVLVAGLVTCVLLEKLRWFGYGTLLPDSVRQVLASYAAEDDAQRTTQQRAALWVQGLAALILIVGLGLHIAEVGLIGLLVIVLITAFTGITDEHRLGRAFQDAMPFTALLVVFFAVVAVIHDQQLFTPLIQWVLALPTEQQPGMLFIANGLLSAISDNVFVATIYITEVKQAFLDGHMSREHFETLAVAINTGTNLPSVATPNGQAAFLFLLTSAIAPLIRLSYGRMVWMALPYTVVMGGLGWWAVTYWL is encoded by the coding sequence ATGTCCCGCTCTCTGGCCGGCGCCCTGGCCCACAATTTCCTTGGGCAGTCGCCCCGTTGGTACAAGGCCACCCTGTGCCTGTTCCTGATCCTCAATCCGCTGCTGCTGTTTACCCTGGGGCCGGTCGTCACCGGCTGGGCGCTGGTGATCGAGTTCATCTTCACCCTGGGGATGGCGCTCAAGTGCTATCCACTGATGCCCGGCGGCTTGCTGGTATTAGAAGCGTTGATACTGGGCATGAGTACGCCCGAGGCGCTTTACAACGAGCTGCAGCACAACTTTCCGGTGATCCTGCTGCTGATGTTCATGGTCGCCGGTATCTACTTCATGAAGGACCTGCTGTTGTTTCTGTTCTCGCGGATTCTGCTCGGGGTCCGCTCCAAAGCAGTCCTGGCCTTGCTGTTCTGCTTTCTCTCGGCCTTCCTGTCGGCCTTTCTCGATGCGCTGACCGTTACCGCAGTGATCATCAGCGCAGCTGTCGGCTTCTACTCGGTCTATCACCGGGTGGCCTCGGGGTTCAATCCACGGGAAGAGTCGAACCTGGACAGCGACCATGACATCGCTCAGATGCAACGCGACGACCTTCAGCAGTTTCGCGCCTTCCTGCGCAGCCTGCTGATGCATGGCGCAGTCGGTACCGCCTTGGGTGGGGTCTGCACGCTGGTGGGCGAACCGCAGAACCTGCTTATCGGCCATGAAATGGGCTGGCACTTTGCGGACTTTTTCCTCAAGGTCGCGCCGGTGTCCCTGCCGGTGCTGGTCGCGGGCCTGGTGACCTGCGTATTGCTGGAAAAGCTGCGCTGGTTCGGCTACGGCACCCTGCTGCCCGATAGCGTGCGCCAGGTGCTGGCCAGTTACGCGGCCGAAGACGACGCCCAGCGCACCACGCAACAACGCGCTGCCCTGTGGGTACAAGGCCTGGCCGCGCTGATCCTGATTGTCGGCCTGGGTTTGCACATTGCCGAAGTGGGCTTGATTGGTCTGCTGGTGATTGTCTTGATCACGGCATTCACCGGCATCACCGATGAACATCGCTTGGGCCGCGCCTTCCAGGACGCAATGCCGTTTACCGCGTTGCTGGTGGTGTTCTTTGCGGTGGTTGCGGTGATTCATGATCAGCAACTGTTTACTCCGCTGATCCAGTGGGTGCTGGCACTACCGACCGAGCAACAGCCGGGCATGTTGTTCATTGCCAATGGCCTGCTGTCGGCAATCAGCGACAACGTGTTCGTGGCCACCATCTACATCACCGAAGTCAAACAGGCGTTCCTTGACGGTCATATGAGCCGCGAACACTTCGAAACCCTGGCAGTGGCGATCAACACCGGCACCAACCTGCCAAGCGTCGCCACACCCAATGGCCAGGCCGCCTTCCTGTTCCTGCTGACCTCGGCGATTGCCCCCTTGATTCGCCTGTCCTACGGACGGATGGTGTGGATGGCACTGCCGTATACCGTGGTCATGGGTGGCCTGGGTTGGTGGGCAGTCACTTACTGGCTGTAA